The Pelorhabdus rhamnosifermentans genomic sequence CTTACCTATTGTACAGATAACCACACCGTCAGCAGCTGGCGTATCAAGAAACATTTTCCGTCAGTTTGATGTAGCTGCCCAGGGACTGATACTGAATAATTCCAGAGACTATGTCAAGACACAGTTAGCCGGATACATCACAGGCAATCCATTCATGGCCAATGGAACAGCGAAAATTATACTAACTGAAGTGAGTGGACCTAACCCCAGTTATCTGAGGGGCTATACAGAAATAGCCGGAAAAAGAGCCGAAGTGGTCATCGCCAACCCGAACGGGATTTTTGTTGATGGCGGCGGTTTTATCAATACCAACCATGCCACACTGACAACAGGCACACCTATTTTTGGCGGTAATGGCAGTCTGGATGCTTTTCGTGTAGCAGGCGGACAAATCACGA encodes the following:
- a CDS encoding filamentous hemagglutinin N-terminal domain-containing protein; translation: MHRKSIKKCLAWLLLILQFSQPAVAGASVAVDKNAPANNRPYVEKSANGLPIVQITTPSAAGVSRNIFRQFDVAAQGLILNNSRDYVKTQLAGYITGNPFMANGTAKIILTEVSGPNPSYLRGYTEIAGKRAEVVIANPNGIFVDGGGFINTNHATLTTGTPIFGGNGSLDAFRVAGGQITIQGVGMNGSNMDRVDLISRTTAVNAELWAKNLQVVTGANTVQYNTLHTDKI